The DNA segment AATGGGCCCCCAGTAGTTGAAGTGATACGAAAACTGCCCATATCCGCCGCACAGGAAGTTCGGCTTCAGATGAATCCGCGTGAAGCTGTTATGCCCGCCGGCCCTCTTGTTTCCCCGCACCTGCGACTTGGGGATGCCCACCGTCCGCTCCGGCACGTGATAAACGATGCACACCCCCCTGGGAATCCGGGAACTGACGCACGCCCGGGCGCAATAGACCCCATGGTCGTTGTAGACCTCAACCCAGTCGTTGTCCCTGATGCCCAGATCTTCCGCGTCTTTTTCGCTCAACCAACAGGGCTCACAACCGCGGGAGAGGGTCAACATCCGGAGATTTTCCATGTAGGTGGAGTGGATGTGCCACTTGCCGTGGGGGGTGAGGCAGTTCAACACCTTCGCCGTCCCGTTTTTTAGCGTCTCCTTCAGATCTCCGTAAACCTCGGGCTTCGGCGACGGCTTGTAGGTCGGCAGATTCTCGCCATAGGCGATGTACATCTCGTGGTCGAGATAGAAGTGCTGGCGTCCCGTCAGCGTCCGCCATGGAACAAGCCGGTCCACATTATAGGTATAGGCAGAGTAGGCCCTGCCGTTGTTCATCAGCCCGGACCAGAGCGGCGACGTGTTGTATCTGCGAGGCTGGGCCTGAAGATCCGCGTAGCGAATCCGGACATCCTTGCTCCCCTCCGCCAGATCGGCCAGTTTGAGACCGGTCTTTTTCTCCATGTTTTCGTAGGCGCGCACCGTGAGCACGCCGTTTGTCAGCGTGGAGAGATGCAGGATGGCGTTGGCCGCCGATTCGTCCTCTTTCAGAGACGGATAGATTTTTCCATCCACCTTCTCGACCGGGAAATGATTGGAGACAATCATTTCGTCATACTCATCCGCGCACAGGTAATGGTTTCCGTGCGCGCCCAATCCCCTGGTTTTCACGTTCTCGCCGAGCGTAATGAACTTTTCGTAAAGTTTTGTGTAATCGCGCCGGACCACGGAG comes from the Deltaproteobacteria bacterium genome and includes:
- a CDS encoding nitrate reductase subunit alpha, whose amino-acid sequence is YSRYNTVPKNDMTAKHTADTIVTAVRNGWMPFYPQFRRNTLELGKEAVANGARDDEGITQYVFEKLKSKQLEYSVADPEAEENHPRVWYIWRGNAITGSMKGHEYAFEHYLGTHSNLIAKDSPEQTKELKWHEVAPKGKMDLVVDLNFRMDSSALYSDIVLPAASWYEKADLNSTDLHSFIHPLSAAIAPVWESKTDWNIFKELAKATGEAAKKYLPETQIDIVASPLSHDTADEITQPSVKDWTKGECEPVLGKTMHKLSVVRRDYTKLYEKFITLGENVKTRGLGAHGNHYLCADEYDEMIVSNHFPVEKVDGKIYPSLKEDESAANAILHLSTLTNGVLTVRAYENMEKKTGLKLADLAEGSKDVRIRYADLQAQPRRYNTSPLWSGLMNNGRAYSAYTYNVDRLVPWRTLTGRQHFYLDHEMYIAYGENLPTYKPSPKPEVYGDLKETLKNGTAKVLNCLTPHGKWHIHSTYMENLRMLTLSRGCEPCWLSEKDAEDLGIRDNDWVEVYNDHGVYCARACVSSRIPRGVCIVYHVPERTVGIPKSQVRGNKRAGGHNSFTRIHLKPNFLCGGYGQFSYHFNYWGPIAPQRDTHVTVKKMDKVVF